From Malaya genurostris strain Urasoe2022 chromosome 2, Malgen_1.1, whole genome shotgun sequence:
ACGTATAGAAAATAACCTGTCAGCATGTTGTTTCGCTGATAACGATATCAATAACTGTTAttattaatataaatgtttcatACTATATTAGATAAGTCAGTAAATTAATTATAAATATTGATTTAAGTCCGGCAGTTACATTTTCTCCATCTTATACGAAATGAAAATTCGAGTTTAACAACAATCACGCaacttattttgattttttcaatgCTTTGGTGTGAACGCGTTTATGTTGTTCCAATTGTCCTTTTTTGTCAAACTTTACCTCACATGTGTCACACCCAAAGCGCCGGGTGTGCGTTCGCATATGTATATCCAGAAGTGTGCTTCTAATAAACGCCTTGGAACAGAGGCCACATTTGTATGGTCGTTCGCCAGTGTGTGTCCGTCTATGATATGTCAGATGCAAACTAAGAAAGAACTTCCAACCGCAAATATCACACTCGTGTGGTTTTACGCCAGTATGAATTCGCTTGTGGCTATTGAGAGTACTTCCGTCTAGATATCCTTTACCGCATATATCACACTTAAACGGTCGTTCGCCTGTATGCATTAGTTTATGCTTTGATAGATGATAGCTTTCGTAAAATCCTTTGCCGCAAATATCACACATAAATCGTTGCTCGCTGGCATGTTTTCGTTTATGATGTGAAAGCTGACTTTGAGCACGGTAAGTTTTTCCACATATATTGCATATGTGGGGTCGTTCTCCGCTATGAATGTTTTTGTGTGTATTTAATCGAGCATTGTCGACAAATTTTTTTCCACAGATATCACATTCAAATTTTTGCTCACTATGAAGACGTTTGTGTAATGTTAAAAGATTGTTTCGAGTATATCCTTTGCCACAAATTTCACAAACGAATGgtcgctcaccggtatgagtaCGGACATGAGCGGTGTAACAGTTTTTCCGTGAAAACTGTCGCGTACAGTACTCGCATTTGTAACGATGATCGCTGCTATGAGTCTCCAAGTGGCGCGTGAGTACACGTCGTTTGGCGAACGATTTGTTACATATTACACATTTAAATGGTCTATTGTTAGATGCATCATCGGCTTGTTTGTCTTCGCACTGTTTTGGTGGAGTCTCGTGAGCCTTTGGATCTTGTATTTCGCTTTTGATTTCAATGGGTTTGAGATCAATTGCGTTAGAACTTTCCAAAATCGTTACCACACGATCCATAATTGTAAAATATATCCTTTAAAAATTACTGAAGACGTTAACGAAATTCTGTTTCAATGACATTTGTgaacagcgttgccaggttgccagatttgtctggcaaatgccagacactcaaactaaccagatcttttgccagattttccaaattttctcagattttgtcagatttcgcaagatctttacggtttttgGTTTCTATACGATAAATGGGGTGaccctttttttatttttttttgttctctgaaagtgaagcccggcaaaaatttccttgtatatagtagttccagacaaatccagataaatttttgagttttgaacgatttttggaaaaataacctggcaactctgtttaTAAACTACACGTTTCGAAAAAGCTACACAACATTCAGTACACACAAAAAATACTGTTAAAAAAGAATCAAttctacacgctctttgaacataactcatggtttgagttgcgattattcaaattcataaactgagtATAGATTTGAGTAAAGTTTACTAGAGCCATGGGTTTTCTCG
This genomic window contains:
- the LOC131429738 gene encoding zinc finger protein 239-like; the protein is MDRVVTILESSNAIDLKPIEIKSEIQDPKAHETPPKQCEDKQADDASNNRPFKCVICNKSFAKRRVLTRHLETHSSDHRYKCEYCTRQFSRKNCYTAHVRTHTGERPFVCEICGKGYTRNNLLTLHKRLHSEQKFECDICGKKFVDNARLNTHKNIHSGERPHICNICGKTYRAQSQLSHHKRKHASEQRFMCDICGKGFYESYHLSKHKLMHTGERPFKCDICGKGYLDGSTLNSHKRIHTGVKPHECDICGWKFFLSLHLTYHRRTHTGERPYKCGLCSKAFIRSTLLDIHMRTHTRRFGCDTCEVKFDKKGQLEQHKRVHTKALKKSK